A genomic window from Solanum stenotomum isolate F172 chromosome 10, ASM1918654v1, whole genome shotgun sequence includes:
- the LOC125842529 gene encoding CRC domain-containing protein TSO1-like isoform X1, with translation MDSPEPSSKITATINNTLSSDPVPAQDSPVFNYISNLSPIQPVKGAPIVQDFSGLNSPPLLLTSPRINTHSRSSLLKRSQFPKLSTEVFSGKNEDYNNAITDSDGTGVFFSPLRSGLSPFVQKVSDNNISVHEQSGTPIRCVEFLVDVSNSESGNPSNSNNTRPEVADSIPQSPNSAEDSKVSVINIASKDERKDEIPEDAARVVVEEAEEDNNGKFPSNQKYTGVYSTSDPDLPSHGFCTKIVPGFAAHSSLHYHYGDQQMAQLSTAGHTMLDEASNIPIKSLETAHDCRDDSDKIRMSIAPDEGIALHDSQTKAGQHQSGISRRCLQFEDAQQKMAPASSSSQNASGIVSCSIQPVNPAVIEVVEPVSSNRSSKLTQLVSSSVNSESLNVKVSKPSGIGLHLNSIVNGMEAGSGVTVSVKSTQRGNLSIRGKKLTSMMSCHPSKNLKNCLISSNVVGSNLTIGDNDGKHESYGSDAESVAASLSLNNAKPLNDTVLLKPTEHTPSNKRKFNSEHIDSNMDYNQSSPQKKRQKTSDGNDGDGCKRCNCKKTKCLKLYCDCFAAGVYCVDSCTCQGCFNRPEYEDTVLDVRQQIQSRNPLAFAPKIVQHSTSSPANILGEGGASFTPSSARHKRGCNCKKSMCLKKYCECYQANVGCSSGCRCEGCKNVFGPKEECGIDLVNKHCITERLERSVEEEVAMVTATSGLLQSGPINQCNSTPLTPSFRRSNSVDASKSWFTSGRYLSSPDSGQANTAAYGLSPGSPRSSNNHDIHQETTGDMLDLVTFDHELNYGNAKLANEISPGFHVTGNMDDILALPKSQDWASNSGGQPIPQTVHFQSTDPLSWHNSPMTQFDRSGMNTLELLDSDKKPYVMEDDTPEILKDSSILQIGVKVNSPNKKRVSPPYRHLNEIGSSSSGGGLKTGRKFILRAVPSFPPLSPCIQSKDVAVHSTNNSEKDSSSK, from the exons ATGGATTCCCCTGAACCTTCATCAAAAATCACCGCTACCATCAATAATACCTTGTCTTCAGACCCTGTACCTGCCCAA GATTCACCTGTCTTCAATTATATTAGCAACCTCTCTCCCATACAGCCTGTCAAGGGTGCTCCAATTGTGCAAGATTTCTCAGGGCTGAATTCTCCTCCTCTTCTGCTTACCTCACCCCGAATTAATACACACAGTCGATCGAGCCTTTTGAAAAG GAGCCAGTTTCCTAAATTATCCACTGAAGTGTTTTCTGGGAAGAATGAGGATTATAACAATGCTATCACAGATTCAGATGGCACTGGagtatttttttctccattgaGAAGTGGACTAAGCCCTTTTGTTCAGAAAGTATCTGATAATAACATCTCTGTACATGAGCAAAGTGGGACTCCCATAAGATGTGTGGAATTCTTAGTTGATGTTTCAAACTCAGAGTCTGGCAAtccttcaaattcaaataatacGAGACCAGAAGTAGCTGATAGTATTCCTCAATCTCCTAATAGTGCAGAAGATTCAAAGGTATCTGTCATTAACATTGCAAGTAAAGATGAAAGAAAAGACGAGATTCCAGAAGATGCAGCCCGTGTTGTTGTAGAGGAAGCTGAAGAGGACAATAATGGAAAGTTCCCATCCAATCAGAAATATACTGGGGTTTACAGTACCTCCGATCCTGACCTGCCATCTCATGGTTTCTGCACAAAGATTGTTCCCGGCTTCGCTGCTCATAGTTCGTTGCATTATCATTATggtgaccaacaaatggctcag CTTTCAACAGCTGGCCACACTATGTTGGACGAGGCTTCTAATATACCGATCAAATCTCTGGAGACTGCACATGATTGCAGAGATGATAGTGATAAGATTAGAATGTCAATTGCACCAGATGAAGGCATTGCGCTGCATGATTCTCAAACCAAG GCTGGTCAACATCAAAGCGGAATAAGTAGGCGCTGTCTCCAATTTGAAGATGCTCAACAGAAGATGGCACCAGCTAGCTCAAGTTCACAGAATGCTTCAGGTATTGTGAGCTGTTCAATACAACCAGTCAATCCTGCTGTCATAGAGGTTGTAGAACCAGTTTCATCAAATAGATCATCAAAATTGACCCAACTGGTATCTTCCTCTGTTAATTCTGAAAGCCTAAATGTGAAAGTCTCCAAGCCATCTGGTATTGGCTTGCACTTAAATAGTATAGTTAATGGTATGGAAGCTGGTTCTGGTGTAACTGTAAGTGTGAAATCAACTCAGAGGGGAAACTTGAGCATTCGGGGGAAGAAGTTGACGTCCATGATGAGCTGTCACCCTTCTAAGAACTTGAAGAATTGCTTGATATCTTCGAATGTGGTTGGGAGCAACTTGACAATTGGTGACAATGACGGTAAACATGAAAGTTATGGGTCAGATGCAGAAAGTGTTGCAGCATCTTTGTCTCTTAATAATGCCAAACCTTTAAATGACACTGTGCTCTTGAAGCCAACAGAGCATACTCCAAGTAACAAAAGGAAGTTTAACTCTGAACACATCGACAGCAATATGGATTACAATCAGTCAAGCCCCCAAAAGAAAAGGCAA AAAACCTCAGATGGAAATGATGGTGATGGGTGCAAACGCTGCAATTGTAAGAAGACTAAGTGCTTGAAACT TTATTGTGATTGCTTTGCTGCTGGAGTATATTGTGTGGACTCTTGCACTTGCCAAGGCTGCTTCAACAGACCAGAATATGAAGACACTGTTCTTGATGTGCGGCAGCAAATCCAGTCTCGGAATCCCCTGGCATTTGCTCCAAAAATTGTGCAGCATTCCACTAGTTCCCCTGCAAATATTCTTGGG GAGGGTGGAGCAAGTTTTACGCCTTCCTCTGCAAGGCACAAAAGAGGGTGCAACTGCAAGAAGTCAATGTGTTTGAAAAAGTACTGTGAGTGCTATCAG GCTAATGTTGGATGTTCCAGCGGATGCCGCTGCGAAGGATGTAAAAATGTCTTTGGTCCGAAGGAAG AATGTGGTATAGATTTGGTGAATAAACACTGCATCACTGAAAGATTGGAGAGGTCAGTTGAGGAAGAGGTAGCGATGGTGACAGCTACAAGTGGGTTATTGCAAAGTGGTCCAATAAATCAATGCAACTCAACTCCCTTGACACCTTCATTCCGGCGCTCAAA CAGTGTGGATGCATCAAAATCTTGGTTCACTTCTGGAAGATACCTTTCTTCACCTGACTCTGGCCAAGCTAATACAGCAGCATATGGACTCTCCCCAGGATCTCCTAGAAGTTCTAATAACCATGACATACATCAGGAAACTACTGGTGATATGCTGGATCTTGTTACCTTCGATCATGAGTTAAATTATGGCAATGCAAAGTTAGCAAATGAAATTTCACCAGGGTTTCATGTGACTGGCAACATGGATGATATTTTGGCGCTGCCAAAGTCACAGGATTGGGCAAGTAATTCAGGTGGTCAACCGATTCCTCAAACTGTCCATTTCCAGTCCACGGATCCGCTAAGCTGGCATAACTCACCAATGACCCAGTTTGACAGGAGTGGAATGAACACTCTGGAATTACTAGACTCTGATAAGAAGCCATATGTGATGGAAGATGACACACCTGAAATACTAAAGGACTCTTCTATACTACAAATTGGTGTTAAAGTAAACTCCCCGAATAAGAAGCGTGTTTCTCCACCTTATCGTCATTTGAATGAGATTGGTTCTAGTTCATCTGGAGGAGGCTTAAAAACCGGCCGGAAATTCATATTGCGAGCTGTTCCTTCTTTCCCACCACTTTCCCCATGTATTCAATCCAAAGATGTTGCTGTTCATAGTACCAATAATTCTGAAAAGGATAGCAGCAGCAAATAA
- the LOC125842529 gene encoding CRC domain-containing protein TSO1-like isoform X2: MDSPEPSSKITATINNTLSSDPVPAQDSPVFNYISNLSPIQPVKGAPIVQDFSGLNSPPLLLTSPRINTHSRSSLLKRSQFPKLSTEVFSGKNEDYNNAITDSDGTGVFFSPLRSGLSPFVQKVSDNNISVHEQSGTPIRCVEFLVDVSNSESGNPSNSNNTRPEVADSIPQSPNSAEDSKVSVINIASKDERKDEIPEDAARVVVEEAEEDNNGKFPSNQKYTGVYSTSDPDLPSHGFCTKIVPGFAAHSSLHYHYGDQQMAQLSTAGHTMLDEASNIPIKSLETAHDCRDDSDKIRMSIAPDEGIALHDSQTKAGQHQSGISRRCLQFEDAQQKMAPASSSSQNASGIVSCSIQPVNPAVIEVVEPVSSNRSSKLTQLVSSSVNSESLNVKVSKPSGIGLHLNSIVNGMEAGSGVTVSVKSTQRGNLSIRGKKLTSMMSCHPSKNLKNCLISSNVVGSNLTIGDNDGKHESYGSDAESVAASLSLNNAKPLNDTVLLKPTEHTPSNKRKFNSEHIDSNMDYNQSSPQKKRQKTSDGNDGDGCKRCNCKKTKCLKLYCDCFAAGVYCVDSCTCQGCFNRPEYEDTVLDVRQQIQSRNPLAFAPKIVQHSTSSPANILGEGGASFTPSSARHKRGCNCKKSMCLKKYCECYQANVGCSSGCRCEGCKNVFGPKEECGIDLVNKHCITERLERSVEEEVAMVTATSGLLQSGPINQCNSTPLTPSFRRSNVDASKSWFTSGRYLSSPDSGQANTAAYGLSPGSPRSSNNHDIHQETTGDMLDLVTFDHELNYGNAKLANEISPGFHVTGNMDDILALPKSQDWASNSGGQPIPQTVHFQSTDPLSWHNSPMTQFDRSGMNTLELLDSDKKPYVMEDDTPEILKDSSILQIGVKVNSPNKKRVSPPYRHLNEIGSSSSGGGLKTGRKFILRAVPSFPPLSPCIQSKDVAVHSTNNSEKDSSSK, translated from the exons ATGGATTCCCCTGAACCTTCATCAAAAATCACCGCTACCATCAATAATACCTTGTCTTCAGACCCTGTACCTGCCCAA GATTCACCTGTCTTCAATTATATTAGCAACCTCTCTCCCATACAGCCTGTCAAGGGTGCTCCAATTGTGCAAGATTTCTCAGGGCTGAATTCTCCTCCTCTTCTGCTTACCTCACCCCGAATTAATACACACAGTCGATCGAGCCTTTTGAAAAG GAGCCAGTTTCCTAAATTATCCACTGAAGTGTTTTCTGGGAAGAATGAGGATTATAACAATGCTATCACAGATTCAGATGGCACTGGagtatttttttctccattgaGAAGTGGACTAAGCCCTTTTGTTCAGAAAGTATCTGATAATAACATCTCTGTACATGAGCAAAGTGGGACTCCCATAAGATGTGTGGAATTCTTAGTTGATGTTTCAAACTCAGAGTCTGGCAAtccttcaaattcaaataatacGAGACCAGAAGTAGCTGATAGTATTCCTCAATCTCCTAATAGTGCAGAAGATTCAAAGGTATCTGTCATTAACATTGCAAGTAAAGATGAAAGAAAAGACGAGATTCCAGAAGATGCAGCCCGTGTTGTTGTAGAGGAAGCTGAAGAGGACAATAATGGAAAGTTCCCATCCAATCAGAAATATACTGGGGTTTACAGTACCTCCGATCCTGACCTGCCATCTCATGGTTTCTGCACAAAGATTGTTCCCGGCTTCGCTGCTCATAGTTCGTTGCATTATCATTATggtgaccaacaaatggctcag CTTTCAACAGCTGGCCACACTATGTTGGACGAGGCTTCTAATATACCGATCAAATCTCTGGAGACTGCACATGATTGCAGAGATGATAGTGATAAGATTAGAATGTCAATTGCACCAGATGAAGGCATTGCGCTGCATGATTCTCAAACCAAG GCTGGTCAACATCAAAGCGGAATAAGTAGGCGCTGTCTCCAATTTGAAGATGCTCAACAGAAGATGGCACCAGCTAGCTCAAGTTCACAGAATGCTTCAGGTATTGTGAGCTGTTCAATACAACCAGTCAATCCTGCTGTCATAGAGGTTGTAGAACCAGTTTCATCAAATAGATCATCAAAATTGACCCAACTGGTATCTTCCTCTGTTAATTCTGAAAGCCTAAATGTGAAAGTCTCCAAGCCATCTGGTATTGGCTTGCACTTAAATAGTATAGTTAATGGTATGGAAGCTGGTTCTGGTGTAACTGTAAGTGTGAAATCAACTCAGAGGGGAAACTTGAGCATTCGGGGGAAGAAGTTGACGTCCATGATGAGCTGTCACCCTTCTAAGAACTTGAAGAATTGCTTGATATCTTCGAATGTGGTTGGGAGCAACTTGACAATTGGTGACAATGACGGTAAACATGAAAGTTATGGGTCAGATGCAGAAAGTGTTGCAGCATCTTTGTCTCTTAATAATGCCAAACCTTTAAATGACACTGTGCTCTTGAAGCCAACAGAGCATACTCCAAGTAACAAAAGGAAGTTTAACTCTGAACACATCGACAGCAATATGGATTACAATCAGTCAAGCCCCCAAAAGAAAAGGCAA AAAACCTCAGATGGAAATGATGGTGATGGGTGCAAACGCTGCAATTGTAAGAAGACTAAGTGCTTGAAACT TTATTGTGATTGCTTTGCTGCTGGAGTATATTGTGTGGACTCTTGCACTTGCCAAGGCTGCTTCAACAGACCAGAATATGAAGACACTGTTCTTGATGTGCGGCAGCAAATCCAGTCTCGGAATCCCCTGGCATTTGCTCCAAAAATTGTGCAGCATTCCACTAGTTCCCCTGCAAATATTCTTGGG GAGGGTGGAGCAAGTTTTACGCCTTCCTCTGCAAGGCACAAAAGAGGGTGCAACTGCAAGAAGTCAATGTGTTTGAAAAAGTACTGTGAGTGCTATCAG GCTAATGTTGGATGTTCCAGCGGATGCCGCTGCGAAGGATGTAAAAATGTCTTTGGTCCGAAGGAAG AATGTGGTATAGATTTGGTGAATAAACACTGCATCACTGAAAGATTGGAGAGGTCAGTTGAGGAAGAGGTAGCGATGGTGACAGCTACAAGTGGGTTATTGCAAAGTGGTCCAATAAATCAATGCAACTCAACTCCCTTGACACCTTCATTCCGGCGCTCAAA TGTGGATGCATCAAAATCTTGGTTCACTTCTGGAAGATACCTTTCTTCACCTGACTCTGGCCAAGCTAATACAGCAGCATATGGACTCTCCCCAGGATCTCCTAGAAGTTCTAATAACCATGACATACATCAGGAAACTACTGGTGATATGCTGGATCTTGTTACCTTCGATCATGAGTTAAATTATGGCAATGCAAAGTTAGCAAATGAAATTTCACCAGGGTTTCATGTGACTGGCAACATGGATGATATTTTGGCGCTGCCAAAGTCACAGGATTGGGCAAGTAATTCAGGTGGTCAACCGATTCCTCAAACTGTCCATTTCCAGTCCACGGATCCGCTAAGCTGGCATAACTCACCAATGACCCAGTTTGACAGGAGTGGAATGAACACTCTGGAATTACTAGACTCTGATAAGAAGCCATATGTGATGGAAGATGACACACCTGAAATACTAAAGGACTCTTCTATACTACAAATTGGTGTTAAAGTAAACTCCCCGAATAAGAAGCGTGTTTCTCCACCTTATCGTCATTTGAATGAGATTGGTTCTAGTTCATCTGGAGGAGGCTTAAAAACCGGCCGGAAATTCATATTGCGAGCTGTTCCTTCTTTCCCACCACTTTCCCCATGTATTCAATCCAAAGATGTTGCTGTTCATAGTACCAATAATTCTGAAAAGGATAGCAGCAGCAAATAA